In one window of Rathayibacter caricis DSM 15933 DNA:
- the nadC gene encoding carboxylating nicotinate-nucleotide diphosphorylase has product MLTRQSIERLVTLALEEDAPWGDITTETLIPADATASARLVAREAGVFSGGAVLVGTMLQADSRIRTSVLIEDGASFAAGAVLAEIDGPAGGVLRGERVALNLVQRMSGIATLTAYYVKAVEGTRARIVDTRKTTPGLRAFERHAVRSGGGRNHRSSLSDAILAKDNHLAILAQRGIDLTAALQAARAAVPHTTHIEVEVDRLEQIEPALAGGADTIMLDNFAPEQLRQGVTLIGGRAVVEASGGVNLETVRAIAEAGVDVISVGALTHSVRSLDLGLDIDIEAPAP; this is encoded by the coding sequence GTGCTGACCCGTCAGAGCATCGAACGACTCGTCACCCTCGCGCTCGAGGAGGACGCCCCCTGGGGCGACATCACCACCGAGACGCTGATCCCGGCCGACGCGACGGCGTCCGCGCGGCTCGTCGCCCGCGAGGCGGGGGTCTTCAGCGGCGGAGCCGTCCTGGTCGGCACGATGCTGCAGGCCGACTCCCGCATCCGCACGAGCGTGCTGATCGAGGACGGCGCGTCGTTCGCCGCGGGCGCCGTGCTCGCCGAGATCGACGGTCCCGCCGGCGGCGTGCTGCGCGGCGAGCGCGTCGCGCTGAACCTCGTGCAGCGGATGAGCGGCATCGCCACCCTCACCGCGTACTACGTGAAGGCGGTGGAGGGGACGCGCGCGCGGATCGTCGACACGCGGAAGACGACCCCGGGGCTCCGCGCGTTCGAGCGCCACGCGGTGCGCAGCGGCGGCGGACGCAACCACCGCTCCTCGCTGTCGGACGCGATCCTCGCGAAGGACAACCACCTCGCGATCCTCGCCCAGCGCGGCATCGACCTGACGGCCGCGCTGCAGGCGGCGCGGGCCGCGGTGCCGCACACCACCCACATCGAGGTCGAGGTCGATCGCCTCGAGCAGATCGAGCCGGCGCTCGCCGGAGGAGCCGACACGATCATGCTCGACAACTTCGCTCCGGAGCAGCTGCGCCAGGGCGTGACGCTGATCGGCGGCCGGGCGGTCGTCGAGGCCAGCGGCGGCGTGAACCTCGAGACGGTGCGGGCCATCGCCGAGGCGGGCGTCGACGTGATCTCGGTCGGCGCGCTCACGCACAGCGTCCGCTCGCTCGACCTCGGGCTCGACATCGACATCGAGGCGCCCGCTCCGTGA
- the nadB gene encoding L-aspartate oxidase has protein sequence MSRVVVVGSGIAGLVTALLASRRHEVVLVTKGAVAESSTRWAQGGIAAVTSAEDSVALHIEDTLTAGAGLCSRSAVEVLCSEGPAAVEALLAWGVGFDRDGGDLARGLEAAHSRSRILHAGGDATGSAIEEALVRAVRAAPVTVLERTALVDLVRPGPAVVGVDVLRDGSVERIDADSVVLATGGAGRLFSHTTNPEVATGDGLAAALRAGAEAADLEFYQFHPTALALPGGFLVSEAVRGEGAVLRDAAGERFMIGVHPDAELAPRDVVARAIAERMLRQGGLPVHLDARHLDPAVLAKRFPSISAACRANGLSLAEDLVPVTPAAHYWMGGVATDLDGRTSLPGLFAVGEVACTGVHGANRLASNSLLEGVVFARRTAEALDATAPATAPAAVARPVTPLALDRSALQAAMWAGAGVSRDASGLESARAALRGAEAPLSLRTLEDANLVECGRALIEAALARSESRGAHHRTDHPLTEATAYRVAGRRKVAVPC, from the coding sequence GTGTCGCGGGTCGTCGTCGTCGGCAGCGGGATCGCGGGGCTCGTGACCGCGCTGCTCGCCTCGCGCCGCCACGAGGTGGTGCTGGTCACCAAGGGCGCGGTCGCGGAGTCGAGCACGCGCTGGGCGCAGGGCGGGATCGCCGCGGTCACGTCCGCGGAGGACTCCGTCGCCCTGCACATCGAGGACACCCTGACCGCCGGAGCCGGGCTCTGCTCGCGCTCGGCCGTCGAGGTGCTCTGCTCCGAGGGGCCGGCCGCCGTGGAGGCGCTGCTGGCGTGGGGCGTCGGCTTCGACCGCGACGGCGGGGACCTCGCCCGCGGACTCGAGGCGGCGCACTCGCGCTCGCGCATCCTGCACGCGGGCGGCGACGCGACCGGCTCGGCGATCGAGGAGGCGCTCGTGCGGGCCGTGCGGGCCGCTCCCGTGACCGTGCTCGAGCGCACCGCCCTGGTCGATCTCGTGCGCCCGGGGCCCGCGGTGGTGGGCGTCGACGTCCTCCGGGACGGCTCCGTCGAGCGGATCGACGCCGACTCGGTCGTCCTCGCGACGGGCGGCGCGGGCCGGCTGTTCAGCCACACGACCAATCCCGAGGTCGCCACCGGCGACGGGCTCGCCGCCGCCCTGCGCGCCGGAGCCGAGGCGGCCGACCTGGAATTCTACCAGTTCCACCCCACGGCGCTCGCGCTGCCCGGCGGCTTCCTCGTCTCGGAGGCGGTCCGCGGCGAGGGAGCGGTGCTCCGCGACGCCGCCGGCGAGCGCTTCATGATCGGCGTCCACCCCGACGCCGAGCTCGCGCCCCGCGACGTCGTCGCCCGGGCCATCGCCGAGCGGATGCTCCGCCAGGGCGGCCTGCCCGTGCACCTCGACGCCCGCCACCTCGACCCCGCGGTGCTCGCGAAGCGGTTCCCGAGCATCTCGGCCGCCTGCCGGGCGAACGGCCTCTCGCTCGCCGAGGACCTCGTGCCCGTGACTCCGGCCGCGCACTACTGGATGGGCGGCGTCGCCACCGATCTCGACGGGCGCACCAGCCTCCCGGGCCTGTTCGCCGTCGGCGAGGTCGCCTGCACCGGCGTCCACGGCGCGAACCGGCTCGCCTCGAACAGCCTGCTCGAGGGCGTCGTCTTCGCCCGTCGGACGGCGGAGGCCCTGGACGCGACCGCCCCGGCGACAGCGCCCGCCGCGGTGGCACGACCCGTCACTCCGCTCGCCCTCGACCGCTCGGCGCTGCAGGCGGCGATGTGGGCCGGAGCCGGGGTGTCGCGCGACGCCTCGGGGCTCGAGAGCGCCCGGGCGGCGCTCCGCGGCGCCGAGGCCCCCCTCTCGCTCCGCACTCTCGAGGACGCGAACCTCGTGGAGTGCGGCCGGGCCCTGATCGAGGCGGCCCTCGCCCGATCGGAGTCGCGCGGCGCCCACCACCGCACCGACCACCCCCTCACCGAGGCGACCGCGTACCGCGTCGCCGGAAGAAGAAAGGTCGCCGTGCCGTGCTGA
- a CDS encoding NUDIX hydrolase, protein MDEALPRLAVSTVIFALRPHPETGASTVWIPVVRRIREPFEGLWALPGGPLRAEEDLAEAARRTLRETTGLGPRYLEQLYAVGGPDRSPGERRVVSIVYWALVRTSEADEAIVGENVTWLCTDLPLELAFDHGLIVDYALWRLRNKMEYSRIAQAFLGETFTLAQLREVHEAVLQKPLDPANFRRTIEASKTVVPTEQRLAGTRHRPPRLYRYDESVALVDNGPLPV, encoded by the coding sequence ATGGACGAAGCACTGCCGCGGCTCGCCGTCTCGACCGTGATCTTCGCGTTGCGCCCGCACCCCGAGACCGGGGCGAGCACCGTCTGGATCCCCGTCGTCCGCCGCATCCGCGAGCCGTTCGAGGGCCTCTGGGCGCTCCCCGGCGGCCCCCTCCGTGCCGAGGAGGACCTCGCCGAGGCCGCCCGCCGCACTCTGCGGGAGACCACCGGACTCGGGCCCCGCTACCTGGAGCAGCTCTACGCCGTGGGCGGCCCCGACCGCTCCCCCGGCGAGCGCCGCGTGGTCTCGATCGTCTACTGGGCTCTCGTGCGCACCTCCGAGGCCGACGAGGCGATCGTGGGCGAGAACGTCACCTGGCTGTGCACCGACCTGCCGCTCGAGCTGGCCTTCGATCACGGGCTGATCGTCGACTACGCCCTGTGGCGTCTGCGCAACAAGATGGAGTACTCCCGCATCGCGCAGGCCTTCCTCGGCGAGACCTTCACCCTCGCGCAGCTGCGCGAGGTGCACGAGGCCGTCCTGCAGAAGCCCCTCGACCCGGCGAACTTCCGCCGCACCATCGAGGCGTCCAAGACCGTGGTACCCACCGAGCAGCGGCTGGCGGGCACCCGTCACCGCCCTCCGCGGCTGTACCGCTACGACGAGTCCGTGGCACTCGTCGACAACGGGCCGCTGCCGGTCTGA
- the nadA gene encoding quinolinate synthase NadA: MTSVDSTIQLIERGAPGETCAPELADAPWSFDLGLPAYGPGASQADPIPAEAPVQGRLPEEYTAASADELHRRILDAKRTLGDRVVVLGHFYQRDEVVQYADFVGDSFQLAKAAKSRPDAEAIVFCGVHFMAETADILSRPEQAVILPNLAAGCSMADMADIDSVEDAWAELTELYGTEPDADGRVPLIPVTYMNSSAALKAFCGRNGGVVCTSSNAATVLEDAFARGQRVLFFPDQHLGRNTAKAMGVPLERMPMWNPRKAQGGSDVQTLLDAQVILWHGFCSVHKRFTVGQIEKARAEHPGVRVIVHPECPMAVVDAADEYGSTDYIVKAIQAAPAGTTFAIGTEINLVQRLAVQYPQHTIFCLDDVVCPCSTMYRIHPGYLAWVLEGLVSGVVHNRISVDDSVKAEAEIALERMLAAVPPTGPTAPTAA, translated from the coding sequence GTGACATCCGTCGACAGCACCATCCAGCTCATCGAGCGCGGAGCCCCGGGCGAGACCTGCGCCCCCGAGCTCGCCGACGCGCCCTGGTCGTTCGACCTCGGCCTCCCCGCCTACGGCCCCGGAGCGTCGCAAGCCGATCCGATCCCCGCCGAGGCCCCCGTGCAGGGCCGGCTCCCCGAGGAGTACACCGCGGCGAGCGCCGACGAGCTGCACCGCCGCATCCTCGACGCGAAGCGGACGCTCGGCGACCGGGTCGTCGTGCTCGGCCACTTCTACCAGCGCGACGAGGTGGTGCAGTACGCCGACTTCGTGGGCGACTCCTTCCAGCTCGCGAAGGCGGCGAAGAGCCGTCCGGACGCCGAGGCGATCGTCTTCTGCGGCGTGCACTTCATGGCCGAGACGGCCGACATCCTCTCGCGCCCGGAGCAGGCCGTGATCCTGCCCAATCTCGCGGCCGGCTGCTCGATGGCCGACATGGCCGACATCGACTCGGTCGAGGACGCGTGGGCCGAGCTCACCGAGCTCTACGGCACCGAGCCGGACGCGGACGGCCGCGTGCCGCTGATCCCGGTCACCTACATGAACTCCTCCGCCGCGCTGAAGGCCTTCTGCGGTCGGAACGGCGGAGTGGTCTGCACCTCCTCGAACGCCGCCACCGTCCTCGAGGACGCGTTCGCGCGCGGGCAGCGGGTGCTCTTCTTCCCCGACCAGCACCTGGGCCGCAACACGGCCAAGGCCATGGGCGTGCCGCTGGAGCGCATGCCGATGTGGAACCCGCGGAAGGCGCAGGGCGGCTCCGACGTGCAGACGCTCCTGGACGCGCAGGTGATCCTCTGGCACGGCTTCTGCTCGGTGCACAAGCGGTTCACCGTCGGCCAGATCGAGAAGGCGCGCGCCGAGCACCCCGGTGTCCGCGTGATCGTGCACCCGGAGTGCCCGATGGCGGTCGTCGACGCCGCCGACGAGTACGGATCCACGGACTACATCGTGAAGGCGATCCAGGCCGCCCCGGCGGGCACGACCTTCGCGATCGGCACCGAGATCAACCTGGTGCAGCGCCTCGCCGTGCAGTACCCGCAGCACACGATCTTCTGCCTCGACGACGTCGTCTGCCCGTGCTCGACCATGTACCGCATCCACCCCGGCTACCTCGCCTGGGTGCTCGAAGGCCTGGTCTCCGGCGTCGTGCACAACCGCATCTCGGTGGACGACTCGGTGAAGGCCGAGGCGGAGATCGCGCTCGAGCGGATGCTCGCGGCCGTTCCGCCCACCGGCCCGACGGCTCCGACGGCGGCCTGA
- a CDS encoding cysteine desulfurase family protein, which produces MIYLDHAATSPVRREALEAMWPFLTGEFGNPSSSHALGEVAARALEEARRRVARFLGGRASETLFTAGGTESINTAVKGVALGAPRERRIVISAIEHEATVESADFLRRVHGFEVLVAPVDSVGRLDLEALAALLTPGTALVSILAASNEIGTVQDVAAVAALCREQRIPLHVDAVQAAGWIDLPSMGADAVSISGHKLGAPKGVGALMLRSRLPFEPLLHGGGQERDRRSGTENVAFAVALGTAVSLVDPSRAARVAAVRDAFAERVAALAPRAAATGSAEHRLPSIASYVVPGRSGESILLALEERGVVVSSGSACAAGRDEPSDVLLALGIDPRVAQTAVRFSFGAESTAEDAERAASAFAEVVERA; this is translated from the coding sequence GTGATCTACCTCGACCACGCGGCGACCTCGCCCGTGCGCCGCGAGGCGCTCGAGGCGATGTGGCCGTTCCTGACGGGCGAGTTCGGCAACCCGTCGAGCAGTCACGCGCTGGGCGAAGTGGCGGCGCGTGCGCTGGAGGAGGCGCGGAGACGCGTCGCCCGGTTCCTGGGCGGGCGCGCCTCCGAGACGCTGTTCACCGCCGGCGGCACCGAGTCGATCAATACGGCGGTCAAGGGCGTCGCGCTCGGGGCGCCCCGGGAGCGGCGGATCGTGATCTCGGCGATCGAGCACGAGGCGACGGTGGAGTCGGCCGACTTCCTGCGCCGCGTGCACGGCTTCGAAGTCCTCGTGGCGCCGGTCGACTCCGTCGGTCGGCTGGACCTCGAGGCGCTGGCCGCTCTGCTGACGCCGGGGACCGCGCTCGTGTCGATCCTGGCCGCCAGCAACGAGATCGGCACGGTGCAGGACGTGGCGGCCGTGGCCGCGCTCTGCCGCGAGCAGCGCATCCCGCTGCACGTCGATGCGGTGCAGGCGGCGGGCTGGATCGACCTGCCGTCGATGGGGGCCGACGCGGTCTCGATCTCGGGGCACAAGCTCGGCGCTCCGAAGGGGGTCGGCGCGCTGATGCTGCGCAGTCGACTGCCGTTCGAGCCGCTCCTGCACGGGGGCGGCCAGGAGCGGGACCGGCGCTCGGGCACCGAGAACGTGGCGTTCGCCGTCGCGCTCGGCACCGCGGTGTCGCTGGTCGACCCGTCGCGCGCCGCTCGTGTCGCCGCGGTGAGGGACGCCTTCGCGGAGAGGGTCGCCGCGCTCGCGCCCCGGGCGGCCGCTACCGGATCGGCGGAGCACCGACTGCCGTCGATCGCCTCCTACGTCGTGCCCGGCCGCAGTGGCGAGTCGATCCTGCTGGCACTGGAGGAGCGCGGAGTGGTGGTCTCGAGCGGCTCGGCCTGCGCGGCCGGTCGCGACGAGCCCTCCGACGTGCTGCTCGCGCTGGGGATCGACCCGCGCGTCGCCCAGACCGCGGTGCGGTTCAGCTTCGGAGCGGAGTCGACGGCGGAGGACGCCGAGCGCGCCGCGTCGGCCTTCGCGGAGGTCGTCGAGCGGGCCTGA
- the gcvT gene encoding glycine cleavage system aminomethyltransferase GcvT: protein MSEIRTTLPAETPEPRRSPLHDVHVAAGASFTDFAGWWMPVRYSGDLAEHHAVRTAAGLFDLSHMGEILVVGPEAVDALDYALASDLSAVAVGRAKYTLLLDRTGGVIDDLVVYRTGEDRFMVVANASNRHVVAEQLRDRTAMFDCELFDESDDVALIAIQGPKSLEILQNVQGLAVETERGAESVLDTDDAARLLEELRYYRAVPATFEAHPILIARTGYTGEDGFEIYVAPDTAPALWEALAETGAGAGLVPAGLAARDTLRLEAGMPLYGHELSREIFPAQAGLGRVVAFGKPIDFVGRAASEEGPAGDAPVLVGLVGEGRRAARADYPVFSESGDEIGVVTSGVLSPTLGVPVAMAYVAPAQAQPGTVVAVDIRGSRLPMTVTALPFYSRKKI from the coding sequence ATGTCCGAGATCCGAACGACCCTCCCCGCCGAGACCCCCGAGCCGCGCCGCTCCCCGCTGCACGACGTGCACGTGGCGGCCGGCGCCTCCTTCACCGACTTCGCCGGCTGGTGGATGCCGGTGCGCTACTCCGGCGACCTCGCCGAGCACCACGCGGTGCGCACCGCCGCCGGCCTCTTCGACCTCTCCCACATGGGCGAGATCCTGGTCGTCGGCCCCGAGGCGGTGGACGCCCTGGACTACGCGCTCGCGAGCGACCTGAGCGCCGTCGCCGTCGGTCGCGCCAAGTACACGCTCCTGCTCGACCGCACCGGCGGCGTCATCGACGACCTCGTCGTCTACCGCACCGGCGAGGACCGCTTCATGGTCGTCGCGAACGCCTCCAACCGGCACGTGGTCGCCGAGCAGCTGCGCGACCGCACGGCCATGTTCGACTGCGAGCTGTTCGACGAGAGCGACGACGTCGCCCTGATCGCGATCCAGGGCCCGAAGTCGCTCGAGATCCTGCAGAACGTGCAGGGCCTCGCCGTCGAGACCGAGCGGGGAGCGGAGTCGGTGCTCGACACCGACGACGCCGCTCGCCTGCTCGAGGAGCTGCGCTACTACCGCGCGGTGCCCGCGACCTTCGAGGCGCATCCGATCCTCATCGCCCGCACCGGCTACACCGGCGAGGACGGCTTCGAGATCTACGTCGCCCCCGACACCGCCCCCGCCCTGTGGGAGGCGCTCGCCGAGACGGGCGCCGGAGCGGGCCTCGTGCCGGCCGGACTCGCCGCGCGCGACACGCTGCGCCTCGAGGCGGGCATGCCGCTCTACGGCCACGAGCTCTCCCGTGAGATCTTCCCCGCGCAGGCCGGCCTCGGCCGCGTCGTCGCCTTCGGCAAGCCGATCGACTTCGTCGGCCGCGCCGCCAGCGAGGAGGGCCCCGCCGGGGACGCTCCCGTGCTCGTCGGCCTCGTCGGCGAGGGCCGCCGTGCCGCCCGCGCCGACTACCCCGTCTTCTCCGAGAGCGGCGACGAGATCGGAGTCGTCACCAGCGGCGTCCTCTCGCCCACGCTCGGCGTCCCCGTGGCCATGGCCTACGTGGCCCCCGCGCAGGCGCAGCCCGGCACCGTCGTCGCCGTCGACATCCGCGGCAGCCGTCTTCCCATGACCGTCACCGCCCTCCCCTTCTACTCCAGAAAGAAGATCTGA
- the gcvP gene encoding aminomethyl-transferring glycine dehydrogenase has protein sequence MSTPRTPSEFESRHIGTDADAQRTMLAALGYDSVDALVTAAVPESIRVRDLAPVLPEPATETEALAELRALAARNTVRRPLIGLGYHGTLTPAVIKRNVLENPSWYTAYTPYQPEISQGRLEALINFQTMVSDLTGLDTAGASMLDEGTAVVEAMLLTRRASKARSDVFVVDSDALPQTLALLRGRAEAVGIRVVELPLSRTSAAEVPECFGALVQYPGASGHLWDPSAVLAAVKAHGGLGVVAADLLALTLVRSPGELGADVAVGTSQRFGVPMGFGGPHAGYLAVRKGLERQLPGRLVGVSQDADGHPAYRLSLQAREQHIRREKATSNICTAQVLLAVMAAMYAVYHGPDGLARIAEQVHSRAALLARLLLDRGHSLRHADFFDTVSVVVPQGAEAAVARAREAGFDLRLVDADTVAVALDETVTTAEVVALAVAIGDLDSAHGFLAASARSIPVALERATPFLVHPVFTTHRSETSMMRYLKRLADADYALDRGMIPLGSCTMKLNAAAEMEAVSWPEFANLHPFAPEADVQGSLALIDQLERWLAHLTGYDSVSLQPNAGSQGELAGLLAIRGYHRAQGDLERTVCLIPSSAHGTNAASAVLAGMRVVVVACDELGNVDLDDLRAKIAAHAADLAALMITYPSTHGVYEHEVSEICRLVHEAGGQVYVDGANLNALLGFARFGDFGGDVSHLNLHKTFCIPHGGGGPGVGPVAAKAHLAPFLPGHPLAQRLEHAIGQHGETVVHGGVPVSAAPYGSPGILPISWAYARMMGEDGLRAATGAAVLSANYVAARLREHFPVLYTGENGLVAHECILDIRPLTAATGVTVDDVAKRLVDYGFHAPTMSFPVAGTLMVEPTESEDLAEIDRFIDAMIGIKAEADRVGAGEWPVDDNPLRNAPHTAECLVTGEWTHPYSREEAVYPVRSLVRGKYWPPVRRVDQAFGDRNLVCACPPIEAFA, from the coding sequence ATGTCGACCCCCCGCACCCCCTCCGAGTTCGAGTCCCGGCACATCGGGACCGACGCCGACGCCCAGCGCACGATGCTGGCCGCCCTCGGCTACGACTCCGTCGACGCGCTGGTCACCGCCGCCGTCCCCGAGTCGATCCGCGTCCGCGACCTGGCCCCCGTTCTGCCGGAGCCCGCGACCGAGACCGAGGCGCTCGCCGAGCTGCGCGCCCTCGCGGCCCGCAACACCGTGCGCCGCCCGCTGATCGGCCTCGGCTACCACGGCACGCTCACGCCCGCCGTCATCAAGCGGAACGTCCTCGAGAACCCCAGCTGGTACACGGCCTACACGCCCTACCAGCCCGAGATCTCCCAGGGCCGGCTCGAGGCGCTGATCAACTTCCAGACCATGGTCTCGGACCTCACGGGTCTCGACACGGCCGGAGCCTCGATGCTCGACGAGGGCACCGCCGTCGTCGAGGCGATGCTGCTGACGCGTCGCGCCTCCAAGGCCCGCTCCGACGTCTTCGTCGTCGACTCCGACGCGCTGCCGCAGACCCTGGCGCTGCTGCGCGGGCGGGCGGAGGCGGTGGGGATCCGCGTCGTGGAGCTGCCGCTCTCGCGGACGTCCGCCGCCGAGGTCCCCGAGTGCTTCGGCGCCCTCGTGCAGTACCCCGGCGCCTCCGGCCACCTCTGGGACCCCTCCGCGGTGCTCGCCGCGGTGAAGGCCCACGGCGGCCTCGGAGTCGTCGCCGCCGACCTGCTCGCCCTCACCCTCGTCCGCTCGCCGGGCGAGCTCGGGGCGGACGTCGCGGTCGGCACCTCGCAGCGCTTCGGCGTCCCGATGGGCTTCGGCGGACCGCACGCCGGCTACCTCGCCGTCCGCAAGGGCCTCGAGCGCCAGCTGCCCGGCCGTCTCGTCGGAGTCAGCCAGGACGCGGACGGGCACCCCGCCTACCGCCTGTCCCTCCAGGCCCGCGAGCAGCACATCCGCCGCGAGAAGGCGACCTCGAACATCTGCACGGCGCAGGTCCTCCTGGCCGTCATGGCCGCGATGTACGCCGTCTACCACGGCCCCGACGGCCTCGCCCGGATCGCGGAGCAGGTGCACTCGCGGGCCGCTCTGCTCGCGCGGCTCCTGCTCGACCGCGGTCACTCGCTCCGTCACGCCGACTTCTTCGACACCGTCTCGGTCGTCGTCCCGCAGGGCGCGGAGGCGGCGGTCGCCCGGGCACGCGAGGCGGGCTTCGACCTGCGCCTCGTCGACGCCGACACGGTGGCCGTCGCGCTCGACGAGACCGTGACGACCGCCGAGGTCGTCGCACTCGCGGTCGCGATCGGCGATCTCGACTCGGCGCACGGCTTCCTCGCCGCATCCGCGCGCTCGATCCCCGTCGCGCTCGAGCGCGCCACCCCGTTCCTCGTGCACCCGGTCTTCACCACCCACCGCAGCGAGACGTCGATGATGCGCTACCTCAAGCGCCTCGCCGACGCCGACTACGCGCTGGACCGCGGCATGATCCCGCTCGGCTCGTGCACCATGAAGCTCAACGCCGCCGCCGAGATGGAGGCGGTCAGCTGGCCCGAGTTCGCGAACCTGCACCCGTTCGCCCCCGAGGCCGACGTGCAGGGCTCGCTCGCGCTGATCGACCAGCTCGAGCGCTGGCTCGCGCACCTCACCGGCTACGACTCCGTCTCGCTGCAGCCCAACGCGGGCTCGCAGGGCGAGCTCGCGGGTCTGCTCGCGATCCGCGGCTACCACCGCGCGCAGGGCGACCTCGAGCGCACCGTGTGCCTCATCCCCTCGAGCGCGCACGGCACCAACGCGGCGAGCGCGGTGCTCGCGGGCATGCGCGTCGTCGTCGTCGCCTGCGACGAGCTGGGCAACGTCGACCTCGACGACCTGCGCGCGAAGATCGCCGCGCACGCGGCGGACCTCGCGGCACTCATGATCACGTACCCGTCGACGCACGGCGTCTACGAGCACGAGGTCTCCGAGATCTGCCGACTCGTGCACGAGGCCGGCGGGCAGGTCTACGTCGACGGGGCCAACCTCAACGCGCTGCTGGGCTTCGCGCGGTTCGGCGACTTCGGCGGAGACGTCTCGCACCTCAACCTGCACAAGACGTTCTGCATCCCGCACGGCGGCGGCGGCCCCGGAGTGGGACCCGTCGCGGCCAAGGCGCACCTCGCTCCGTTCCTGCCCGGGCACCCGCTCGCGCAACGCCTCGAGCACGCGATCGGCCAGCACGGCGAGACCGTCGTGCACGGCGGCGTCCCGGTCTCGGCCGCGCCCTACGGCAGCCCGGGCATCCTCCCGATCTCGTGGGCCTACGCCCGGATGATGGGCGAGGACGGCCTGCGCGCTGCGACCGGCGCCGCCGTGCTCTCGGCCAACTACGTCGCCGCGCGCCTGCGCGAGCACTTCCCGGTGCTCTACACGGGCGAGAACGGCCTGGTCGCGCACGAGTGCATCCTCGACATCCGCCCGCTCACCGCGGCGACCGGAGTGACCGTGGACGACGTCGCGAAGCGCCTCGTCGACTACGGCTTCCACGCCCCCACCATGAGCTTCCCCGTCGCGGGGACGCTGATGGTCGAGCCGACCGAGAGCGAGGACCTCGCCGAGATCGACCGCTTCATCGACGCGATGATCGGCATCAAGGCCGAGGCCGACCGTGTCGGTGCGGGGGAGTGGCCGGTGGACGACAACCCGCTGCGCAACGCCCCGCACACCGCGGAGTGCCTCGTCACCGGCGAGTGGACGCACCCGTACTCGCGCGAGGAGGCGGTCTACCCCGTCCGCTCGCTCGTGCGCGGCAAGTACTGGCCGCCGGTCCGCCGCGTCGACCAGGCCTTCGGCGACCGCAACCTGGTCTGCGCCTGCCCGCCGATCGAGGCCTTCGCCTGA
- a CDS encoding endonuclease domain-containing protein, translated as MLHWRAWEGCGPETSSLDGLRSSLLHLLACVDGENALMTFDSAVNSGAIALDDLLALRGLAPTGRQWVFDEVDPLSQSGLETRVRRCGRRLGVRVRSQVPIPRVGRVDVLLGERLVFEPDGRAFHSGSHQLEEDYRRSLELAAQGYLCIRLSTRQIIASWERTEDVIRGLVQRKEHLWSGRQHGERR; from the coding sequence GTGCTGCATTGGCGCGCGTGGGAGGGATGCGGTCCTGAGACGTCGTCGCTCGACGGCCTCCGCTCCTCCCTGCTCCATCTGCTCGCCTGCGTCGACGGCGAGAACGCCCTCATGACGTTCGACAGCGCCGTGAACTCGGGCGCGATCGCGCTCGATGATCTCCTCGCACTGCGCGGTCTCGCGCCCACCGGCAGGCAGTGGGTGTTCGACGAGGTGGACCCCTTGTCCCAGTCCGGTCTGGAGACGAGGGTGCGCCGATGCGGTCGCCGGTTGGGCGTCCGCGTGAGGTCGCAGGTGCCGATCCCCCGGGTGGGGCGGGTCGACGTCCTTCTGGGGGAGCGGCTCGTGTTCGAGCCCGATGGCCGTGCATTCCACTCCGGCTCCCACCAGCTCGAGGAGGACTACCGGCGGAGCCTCGAGCTGGCGGCTCAGGGGTACCTCTGCATCCGGCTCTCGACCCGTCAGATCATCGCCTCGTGGGAGCGGACCGAAGACGTCATCAGGGGTCTCGTCCAGCGCAAGGAGCACCTCTGGTCCGGTCGGCAGCACGGTGAGCGTCGGTAA
- the gcvH gene encoding glycine cleavage system protein GcvH, which produces MAVPSDLQYTSDHEWIAVDGDVATVGITAYAADKLGDVVFVELPDAGSRVEGGSVVGEIESTKSVGELFAPVDGEVLEVNSGVVDSPELVNSDPFGEGWLIKVRFDALPDGLLDAAAYGELVGE; this is translated from the coding sequence ATGGCCGTCCCCTCCGACCTGCAGTACACCTCCGATCACGAGTGGATCGCCGTCGACGGTGACGTCGCGACGGTGGGCATCACGGCCTACGCCGCCGACAAGCTGGGCGACGTCGTCTTCGTCGAGCTGCCCGACGCGGGCTCCCGCGTCGAGGGCGGCAGCGTCGTCGGCGAGATCGAGTCGACCAAGTCCGTCGGCGAGCTGTTCGCGCCGGTCGACGGCGAGGTGCTCGAGGTCAACTCCGGCGTCGTCGACAGCCCCGAGCTGGTCAACTCCGACCCGTTCGGCGAGGGCTGGCTCATCAAGGTGCGCTTCGACGCGCTGCCCGACGGCCTGCTCGACGCCGCGGCCTACGGCGAGCTGGTCGGAGAGTAG